In Lathamus discolor isolate bLatDis1 chromosome 1, bLatDis1.hap1, whole genome shotgun sequence, the following are encoded in one genomic region:
- the FMC1 gene encoding protein FMC1 homolog, which yields MAALGSPLRTLRGLLRELRHAGGRAGRPYRDTPAYQHIVAAFRANRVTSEKLCRAQQELHFRAATYLCLLRSVREHEALHQEYHGRGERSPEEVAGLVGFSLPQQPGGKG from the exons ATGgcggcgctgggctctccgctgCGGACTTTGCGCGGGCTCCTGCGCGAGCTCCGCCACGCCGGCGGCAGGGCGGGCCGCCCCTATCGCGACACGCCCGCCTATCAGCATATCGTCGCGGCCTTCCGCGCCAACCGG gtgACGAGCGAGAAACTGTGCCGggcccagcaggagctgcactTCCGGGCTGCCACCTACCTCTGTCTGCTCCGCAGCGTCCGGGAGCACGAGGCCCTCCACCAGGAGTACCACGGCCGGGGCGAGCGCTCGCCTGAGGAGGTCGCCGGCCTGGTGGGCTTCAGTTTGCCTCAGCAGCCGGGAGGGAAAGGCTGA